From a single Miscanthus floridulus cultivar M001 chromosome 8, ASM1932011v1, whole genome shotgun sequence genomic region:
- the LOC136476643 gene encoding protein DETOXIFICATION 42-like — MHGERESLLLLDRSADAMERGGERHHPLSVFLRDARLAFRWDDLGQEIMRIAVPGALALMADPVASLVDTAFIGHIGPVELGAVGVSIAVFNQVSRIAVFPLVSITTSFVAEEDALSNGRDNDKINQDNECNVSVSEMEELISPEGASATTSISSFETDSCEVSVEQKRKNIPSVSTALLLGGVLGLLETLLLVLSAKPILGYMGVTPDSAMMKPALQYLVLRSLGAPAVLLSLATQGVFRGFKDTKTPLYATVAGDAINIVLDPIFIFVFQYGVSGAAIAHVISQYLIASILLWRLRLHVDLLPPSFKHLQFGRFLKNGFLLLARVIAATFCVTLSASMAARLGSTPMAAFQICLQTWLACSLLADGLAFAGQAILASAFARKDYPKATATASRILQLALVLGLILSILLGIGLRIGSRLFTDDQGVLHHIYIGIPFVCLTQPINALAFVFDGINYGASDFGYAAYSMVLVAIVSIICILTLESYSGFIGIWIALVIYMSLRMFAGFWRIGTAQGPWAYLRS; from the exons ATGCACGGGGAGAGGGAGAGTCTCCTCCTCCTCGACCGCAGCGCCGACGCCATGGAACGGGGCGGCGAGCGCCACCACCCGCTTAGCGTATTCCTCCGCGACGCGAG GCTCGCCTTCAGATGGGACGACCTCGGGCAGGAGATCATGAGGATCGCGGTGCCCGGCGCGCTCGCGCTCATGGCTGACCCCGTCGCCTCCCTCGTCGACACCGCCTTCATTGGCCACATAG GTCCGGTTGAACTTGGAGCTGTAGGTGTATCAATTGCTGTGTTCAATCAAGTCTCGAGAATTGCAGTGTTCCCCCTTGTTAGCATCACAACATCATTTGTTGCTGAGGAGGATGCTCTGTCCAATGGCAGAGACAATGACAAAATAAATCAAGACAATGAATGCAATGTTTCTGTTAGTGAAATGGAGGAACTGATTTCTCCTGAAG GGGCCAGTGCCACTACCAGCATATCATCTTTTGAAACTGATTCATGTGAGGTCAGTGTTGAGCAAAAGCGGAAAAACATTCCATCAGTCTCTACAGCACTATTACTTGGTGGGGTGCTTGGCCTACTTGAAACCCTACTGCTTGTTCTCTCTGCAAAACCTATCTTAGGTTACATGGGTGTAACACCG GATTCTGCTATGATGAAGCCCGCATTGCAGTACTTGGTTCTCAGATCTCTTGGTGCTCCTGCTGTCCTGTTATCTCTGGCAACACAAGGAGTCTTTCGCGGATTTAAGGATACAAAGACGCCTCTATATGCAACTG TGGCTGGAGATGCGATCAATATAGTTTTGGATCCAATATTTATCTTTGTGTTCCAATATGGTGTCAGTGGTGCCGCCATTGCTCATGTTATATCACA ATATTTGATTGCATCCATACTCTTATGGAGATTAAGGCTGCATGTTGATTTGTTGCCACCTAGCTTTAAACACCTGCAGTTTGGCCGGTTTCTTAAAAAtg GTTTTCTGTTACTTGCACGAGTTATTGCCGCAACTTTTTGTGTGACACTATCTGCGTCAATGGCTGCACGACTAGGTTCAACTCCAATGGCTGCATTCCAGATCTGCTTGCAAACATGGTTGGCTTGCTCACTTCTTGCTGATGGATTGGCTTTTGCTGGACAG GCTATACTTGCAAGTGCATTTGCTCGTAAGGACTATCCAAAGGCTACTGCCACAGCTTCTCGTATCTTGCAG CTGGCTTTGGTCTTGGGACTTATCCTAAGTATACTTCTTGGTATTGGTCTGCGCATAGGATCTAGATTATTCACGGATGATCAAGGTGTACTGCATCATATCTACATAGGAATACCG TTTGTCTGCCTTACTCAACCAATCAATGCTTTGGCTTTTGTTTTTGATGGTATCAATTATGGAGCATCAGATTTCGGATATGCTGCCTATTCAATG GTCCTTGTTGCTATTGTCAGTATCATTTGCATCCTCACTCTTGAAAGTTATAGCGGTTTTATTGGAATCTGGATTGCTTTGGTGATCTACATGAGCCTCCGGATGTTTGCTGGATTTTGGAG GATAGGGACGGCACAAGGGCCATGGGCTTATCTTCGCAGCTGA